From a single Calothrix sp. NIES-2098 genomic region:
- a CDS encoding transcriptional regulator, PadR family protein, with protein MSKIRDETDGIRLSALEEDILTLMGTQTMYGLEILDGLNQGRPIPIGFGSLYPTLNRLEKKGLVSWQWGSDQDETGGARRKYYIVTGSGQRVLQEVQDYRYQLRMRSMTGQPGLAGA; from the coding sequence ATGAGCAAAATTCGGGATGAAACAGATGGAATCAGGCTTTCCGCTTTGGAGGAGGATATCTTGACTCTCATGGGGACTCAAACAATGTATGGCCTTGAAATCCTGGATGGGTTAAATCAAGGTAGACCAATACCCATTGGATTTGGTAGTTTGTATCCCACATTGAACAGGCTAGAAAAAAAGGGACTAGTTTCCTGGCAATGGGGAAGCGATCAGGATGAAACGGGAGGTGCGCGTCGTAAATATTACATAGTAACTGGTTCCGGTCAGAGAGTGCTTCAAGAAGTACAAGACTATCGTTATCAATTAAGGATGCGTTCAATGACAGGTCAACCTGGTTTGGCAGGAGCGTGA
- a CDS encoding fatty acid desaturase, with amino-acid sequence MFVLASLIVGNILPCFVFFAHDLSHGSVITKSWQRHFLEVLIWGINFIPLTMWIHIHHRTHHLNAATFKDPDRRWLASEKTLIKSIYTWIFYPQKNKLLIRFINPFAYIHFVFYILRNFIAVFISPKSKLYIVPYQVPYTFKEKFSIIIETSIIILIQTIIFVAVQCNWLKYLFVGILPILMASMIEVIYVATNHFLNPVKAQNNSVQGTTSVIVPPFFNLIHNNFSYHTEHHLFPAMHPSYYPLVSDLLKKHFPQDYNQLTITEAWRRLWNSQAFD; translated from the coding sequence ATGTTTGTGCTGGCAAGTTTAATAGTAGGAAATATCTTGCCTTGTTTTGTATTTTTTGCTCACGATTTGAGTCATGGCTCAGTTATCACAAAATCTTGGCAGAGACATTTTCTAGAAGTCTTAATTTGGGGAATAAATTTTATCCCTCTAACGATGTGGATACACATCCATCATCGAACGCATCATCTTAATGCTGCAACATTCAAAGACCCCGATCGGCGATGGTTAGCCTCAGAAAAAACTCTCATTAAATCGATTTATACTTGGATATTCTATCCCCAAAAAAACAAATTACTAATTAGATTCATTAATCCTTTCGCCTATATTCACTTTGTCTTTTACATCTTGCGTAATTTCATAGCTGTTTTTATCTCACCAAAAAGCAAGCTTTATATAGTTCCTTATCAAGTACCATATACTTTCAAAGAAAAATTCTCGATTATTATTGAAACCAGCATTATCATTTTAATCCAGACTATAATTTTTGTAGCCGTTCAATGTAACTGGTTAAAGTATTTATTTGTTGGTATATTACCTATATTGATGGCTTCAATGATTGAAGTTATTTATGTAGCGACAAATCATTTCCTCAATCCAGTAAAAGCGCAAAATAATTCTGTACAAGGTACTACATCTGTAATAGTACCTCCCTTCTTTAATTTGATTCATAACAATTTCTCTTATCACACCGAACATCATCTATTTCCAGCAATGCATCCTTCTTACTATCCATTAGTTAGCGATTTGCTGAAAAAGCACTTTCCACAAGACTATAACCAGTTAACAATTACAGAAGCTTGGCGGCGTTTATGGAATTCTCAGGCTTTTGATTGA
- a CDS encoding phosphopantetheine-binding protein, which produces MELTSTIANNSLESQQNTLSAEVIQESIVAYIAELLEVEPHQVNVKARFNEYGLDSLSSVSLISHLESLTGQDLSPTLLYDLPSVEVLSQRLASGITKLEIAL; this is translated from the coding sequence ATGGAACTCACCAGCACGATCGCCAATAATTCATTAGAATCGCAACAAAATACTCTGAGTGCAGAAGTAATTCAAGAATCTATAGTTGCTTACATTGCCGAACTTTTAGAAGTTGAGCCACATCAAGTTAATGTTAAAGCTCGTTTTAATGAATATGGTTTAGATTCATTATCATCAGTTAGTTTGATTTCCCATTTAGAAAGTTTAACCGGACAAGATTTATCACCTACTTTATTATATGACTTGCCTAGTGTCGAAGTTTTATCGCAACGTTTAGCATCAGGTATAACAAAACTTGAAATTGCTCTTTAG
- a CDS encoding response regulator receiver protein, with product MSRNILIVDDEEDVQAIAKLGLELGAGWNVLTACSGREALNVAANSQVDVILLDMMMPDMDGRATLQKLKANPVTQQIPVILLTAKVQESEQDCFTGLDVAAIFAKPFRPLKLAGQISEVLGWAYSEIES from the coding sequence ATGAGCAGAAATATCTTGATTGTTGATGATGAAGAAGATGTGCAGGCGATCGCCAAATTGGGATTAGAATTGGGTGCTGGTTGGAATGTGTTGACGGCTTGTTCTGGCCGGGAAGCGTTGAATGTAGCTGCCAACTCACAAGTTGATGTCATCCTGCTAGATATGATGATGCCTGATATGGATGGGCGTGCCACCTTGCAAAAATTAAAGGCTAATCCTGTTACTCAGCAAATCCCAGTAATTTTACTCACTGCCAAAGTTCAAGAGTCAGAGCAAGACTGCTTTACTGGATTAGATGTAGCCGCTATCTTTGCCAAGCCTTTTCGTCCCTTAAAACTGGCAGGGCAAATTAGTGAAGTATTAGGTTGGGCTTACAGTGAAATAGAGAGTTGA
- a CDS encoding multi-sensor signal transduction histidine kinase has translation MSKQLSNSPKADILVIDDTPENLNLLSAMLTEQGYKVRSVTKGSTGLRGANAVPPDLILLDVNMPEMNGYEVCQQLKTSDRTRDIPVIFISALGDVLDKVKAFAVGGVDYITKPFQLEEVLARIENHLTIRQLQKQLQAQNQQLQQEIRNRTKAEEKFAKVFRSSPNPIAIATISEARVLDVNPSFLKMSGYCLEEVIAHTIEELDLGKNTVAIAQTIQNLPDSGSLYNLEFEFSTKSAEIKTILLSIELIDLAGVPCALLIANDITERKRLENEFISLVSHELRTPLTSTMGALDLLSSGQLGTLSAQGQKVLSIASNNTERLIRLVNDILDLERMKSGKIFMRMARCNATELLITATEAMQAMADKLQVKLIVNPLTVELWADADRLMQTFTNLLSNAIKFSEPGDTVWVSATLSENHGVESQQDTPSYLLITIRDEGRGIPEDKLQIIFERFQQVDASDSRNKGGTGLGLAICRNIVQQHNGKIWVQSVLGEGSTFYVLLPLAVSN, from the coding sequence ATGTCCAAACAATTATCCAACTCTCCGAAAGCAGACATATTGGTAATTGATGATACACCGGAAAATCTGAATCTTTTATCCGCCATGCTGACCGAACAGGGATATAAAGTTCGCAGCGTAACTAAAGGTTCGACAGGGTTGCGGGGAGCAAATGCAGTTCCTCCCGATTTGATTTTGTTGGATGTAAATATGCCGGAGATGAATGGTTATGAAGTTTGTCAACAATTAAAGACAAGCGATCGCACCCGTGACATTCCGGTAATTTTTATCAGCGCTTTGGGTGATGTGTTGGATAAGGTGAAGGCGTTTGCCGTTGGCGGGGTGGATTACATCACAAAGCCTTTTCAACTAGAAGAAGTTTTAGCCAGAATTGAAAATCATTTGACGATTCGCCAACTGCAAAAGCAACTCCAAGCGCAAAATCAGCAGTTGCAGCAAGAAATTCGCAATCGCACCAAAGCCGAAGAGAAGTTTGCCAAAGTTTTTCGTTCTAGTCCCAACCCGATCGCGATCGCCACAATTTCGGAAGCGCGGGTTCTTGATGTTAATCCCAGCTTCTTAAAAATGAGTGGCTATTGTTTAGAGGAGGTAATTGCACATACCATTGAGGAACTTGATTTAGGTAAAAATACAGTAGCTATTGCCCAAACAATTCAAAATTTACCCGATAGCGGTTCGCTGTATAATCTGGAATTTGAATTTTCTACCAAATCTGCCGAAATCAAGACTATCTTGCTATCCATCGAATTAATTGACCTAGCGGGAGTACCGTGCGCTTTATTAATTGCTAATGACATCACCGAACGCAAACGCCTAGAAAACGAGTTTATCTCTTTAGTCAGTCATGAGTTGCGTACACCTTTAACTTCCACAATGGGAGCATTAGATTTATTAAGTTCAGGACAACTGGGAACTTTAAGCGCGCAGGGACAAAAAGTTCTGAGTATTGCTAGCAATAACACTGAACGTTTAATTCGCTTGGTGAACGATATTCTCGATTTAGAACGGATGAAATCGGGCAAAATCTTCATGCGTATGGCCAGGTGCAACGCTACTGAATTGCTGATTACTGCAACAGAAGCCATGCAAGCAATGGCAGATAAACTCCAAGTCAAACTAATTGTTAATCCCTTAACAGTTGAACTTTGGGCAGATGCCGATCGCCTGATGCAAACTTTCACTAACTTACTAAGCAACGCGATTAAATTTTCGGAACCAGGGGATACTGTTTGGGTAAGTGCCACACTTTCAGAAAATCATGGTGTAGAGTCTCAACAAGATACACCCAGCTACCTTTTGATTACTATCCGAGATGAAGGGCGAGGAATTCCTGAAGATAAACTACAAATCATCTTTGAACGCTTTCAGCAGGTAGATGCATCCGACTCCCGCAACAAAGGCGGAACAGGTTTAGGACTAGCGATTTGTCGGAATATTGTGCAGCAACATAACGGTAAAATTTGGGTTCAGAGCGTTTTAGGGGAGGGTAGCACCTTTTATGTACTTTTACCTTTAGCTGTCTCTAATTAG
- a CDS encoding beta-ketoacyl synthase, translating into MRHIPIDASVTTLVDLLEYRASHQPQQTAYTFLADGITADSSFTYRELHQKAQAIAAYLQSQKAFQERVLLLYPPGLDFAAAFFGCLYAGAVAVPAYPPRPNQSISRLQAIAANAQAKIALTTQAVLALVQPQLQEFADLRSLQWQATDNLNQNWAQDWRRVEVSSDSLAFLQYTSGSTSTPKGVTISHANLLHNSSLIYQSFQHSPESRGVIWLPAYHDMGLIGGILQPLYGGFPVFLMPPMIFLQKPFYWLQAISRYQATTSGGPNFAYDLCVRKITPEQRATLDLSSWEVAFNGAEPVRAETMEQFATLFAPCGFRREAFYPCYGMAETTLIIAGGDKTALPIVEKVEENALKQHQVIPSDNHLDSQNLVSCGQSLANLQVVIVNPETLTPCSPNEVGEIWVSGASVAQGYWDNPEATKDYFHAYLADSQQGPFLRTGDLGFLHQGELFVTGRLKDLIIIRGRNYYPHDIELTVAQAHPSLRVGGGAAFTIERENLVRLVIVQEVERQYLRHLNVAEVVGKIRQAVLQQHELQIHTVALIKTATLPKTSSGKVQRYACREQFLAQKLEILPNLEQSQRVNHLLSA; encoded by the coding sequence ATGAGACATATACCAATAGATGCGAGCGTAACTACTTTGGTAGATCTGTTGGAGTATCGAGCCAGCCATCAGCCGCAGCAAACAGCTTATACCTTCCTTGCAGATGGGATTACCGCAGATAGCAGTTTTACATATAGGGAATTACATCAAAAAGCGCAGGCGATCGCAGCATATTTGCAAAGTCAAAAAGCCTTTCAAGAGCGAGTTTTATTACTTTATCCGCCGGGATTAGATTTTGCTGCCGCTTTTTTTGGCTGTTTGTATGCAGGCGCAGTTGCGGTTCCGGCTTATCCTCCCCGTCCCAATCAATCTATTTCACGACTCCAAGCGATCGCAGCTAATGCTCAAGCTAAGATTGCACTCACAACTCAAGCAGTTTTAGCCCTGGTTCAGCCACAGTTGCAAGAGTTTGCCGATTTGCGATCGCTACAATGGCAAGCTACCGATAATCTAAATCAAAACTGGGCGCAGGATTGGCGACGAGTCGAAGTTAGTAGTGATAGCCTCGCCTTCCTACAGTACACTTCCGGCTCCACCTCCACACCAAAAGGTGTGACGATCAGCCACGCTAATTTACTGCACAATTCCTCTTTAATTTATCAATCGTTTCAGCATTCTCCAGAGAGTCGGGGTGTAATTTGGCTACCTGCCTATCATGACATGGGCTTGATTGGCGGTATCTTACAACCGCTTTACGGTGGTTTTCCCGTCTTCCTCATGCCGCCGATGATTTTCTTACAAAAGCCTTTTTACTGGTTGCAAGCGATTTCGCGTTACCAAGCAACTACCAGTGGCGGCCCTAACTTTGCTTATGATTTATGTGTGCGTAAAATTACCCCAGAACAACGCGCCACTCTCGATTTGAGCAGTTGGGAAGTTGCTTTTAATGGTGCGGAACCCGTGCGTGCGGAAACAATGGAGCAGTTTGCTACTCTATTTGCGCCTTGTGGCTTCCGTCGCGAAGCATTTTATCCCTGCTATGGGATGGCTGAAACCACCTTAATTATTGCTGGGGGAGATAAAACTGCTTTACCAATTGTAGAAAAGGTAGAGGAAAACGCTTTAAAACAGCATCAAGTGATTCCTAGCGACAATCATCTTGATAGCCAAAATCTTGTGAGTTGTGGGCAAAGTTTAGCAAATCTACAAGTTGTCATTGTCAATCCAGAAACCTTAACTCCATGTTCGCCCAATGAAGTTGGGGAAATTTGGGTGTCTGGTGCTAGTGTGGCGCAAGGATATTGGGATAATCCCGAAGCAACAAAAGATTATTTCCACGCATACTTGGCAGATAGCCAACAAGGGCCATTTTTAAGGACGGGAGATTTAGGCTTTTTACATCAAGGCGAACTATTCGTTACAGGCCGTCTCAAAGATTTAATCATTATTCGGGGACGCAATTATTATCCCCACGATATCGAATTAACGGTTGCTCAAGCTCACCCTTCCCTGAGAGTTGGCGGTGGTGCGGCTTTTACCATTGAACGTGAAAATCTAGTGCGGCTAGTAATTGTGCAAGAAGTTGAGCGCCAATACCTGCGTCACCTCAACGTTGCAGAAGTCGTGGGGAAAATTCGGCAAGCGGTTTTACAACAGCATGAGTTACAGATTCATACTGTAGCGTTGATTAAAACAGCCACTCTCCCGAAAACTTCTAGTGGTAAAGTCCAGCGCTATGCTTGCCGAGAACAGTTTTTAGCTCAAAAATTAGAGATTTTGCCAAATTTAGAGCAGAGTCAAAGGGTGAACCATCTTTTATCTGCGTAA
- a CDS encoding multi-sensor hybrid histidine kinase: MSAEQLEQVKLLQATLTKMEVTLGAIADAVVWVGKDGCVQWCNSSFECLLNRPQSAIANWQLSEVLPLLQLGKPVALNSYPDVLIHNGEYETTEYEFHQGKRSLVLQISGSRAGLNEDDCAVLVIQDITLAQEAQKSLQESEERLRTLINATPDIICLKDSEGKWLESNQANLEFLEIQGVDFKGKTDSELAQFSDFYHDTLLNCHQTDEQAWQQGSVHRVEEVVPRPDGTLSIVDMIKVPVFHQDGRRKALVVLGRDVSDRQKTQIALENSLSLLSAILESIQDGILAIDSLGNITSYNQKFLEMWSIPPELLTEPDRSKRLAYLANQLKDPEGFLQRVRELYAQPELDSYDFLELQDGRVFERYSCPQRIKDQIIGRVWSFRDVTQRQKAEAALRQSELQYRSIFEAINDGLFITEIETETVAEVNPAACQMHGYSYEEFIALHPSAYIHPSSHQVFHEFVEITRAGGQFYGQAVDVCKDGSLIDVEVKGTTCIYNGKRHILAIVRDISDRKRTEAALRQSEVQYRDLVQTANCIILRWDSHGDIIYLNDYGQKLFGFDAQEIIGRNVVGTIVPETETSGRDLQALMVDICQYPENYLFNENENSCKNGDRVWIVWANKPILDEQGNLIEILSVGTDATERKRAQAALQESELKFRTIVENANDLIFTISPEGIFTYHSPNVTPIMGYSLPEIEGHSVAEFTYPEDLAISAAGIQKAIAGEKQTGIEVRLRHKNNSWRWFSFNTSTINTPDGGIAIAGVGRDITERKQAEEALRRSEMKYRNIFENSQVGIFRTRQQDGLIVDANQRGADILGFAAANELIGKYFTTELYVNPDDRTRMLAELKASGEVRNFEVALRRCDGSVVWVLLSIRLNAEESCLDSVFTDISDRKQAEQALQHRAQLESILSSISRQFIDQDVDTAINFTLKAIARFINAEHSCIFECSEDQSEFYLIHEWCSQGVPPLINIAKGSPVETFPYFYEPIIRGKHRQISSVADLPPHLPERQLFESMSFQSLIAVPMLHAGTVVGFVGLAMIHFSKTWSQDDINLLKLVGEIIAIGRARHQAEAALRVAKEAAETANRAKSAFLANMSHELRTPLNAILGFSQLMERDTSLNSNQRESLATINRSGEHLLNLINDVLEMSKIEAGHIVFNPEDFDFYLMLQTLQEMFQVRAQTKQLYLKFEIAPDLPRYVQTDEGKLRQVLINLLGNAIKFTQTGGVTLRARLGDEGDEGDKENNYKSMPHAQSLIFEVEDTGRGIAAAEMNNLFQPFVQTTSGIQTKEGTGLGLTISRQFVRLLGGDIHLKSTLGQGSTFSFDIQVNLATPIKVTPKLSRGRVLKLAADQPTYRILVVDDRKENRDLMMQLLGGVGFEVEPASNGQEAIAMWQKWQPHLIWMDMRMPVMNGYDATKEIRARERSLDNRSRTVIIALTASAFEEQQASILAAGCDDLIRKPFREQIIFEKIAEYLHLSYIFSEENSEIKTDNKLDNVQYSVLDIRTAITIMPAEWIAELNQAAIAVDADRILQLIEQIPLTHSGLAEKLANLVRSFCFDEILELTSNLFK, encoded by the coding sequence ATGAGTGCTGAACAGCTAGAGCAGGTTAAGCTATTGCAAGCAACCCTTACCAAGATGGAAGTAACGCTAGGTGCGATCGCTGATGCTGTAGTCTGGGTAGGGAAAGACGGATGCGTTCAATGGTGCAATTCTAGCTTTGAGTGTCTGCTGAACCGACCCCAAAGTGCGATCGCAAATTGGCAGTTAAGTGAAGTACTGCCCTTATTACAATTAGGAAAACCTGTGGCTTTAAACTCCTACCCTGATGTACTGATCCACAATGGAGAGTACGAAACTACCGAGTATGAGTTTCATCAAGGTAAGCGTTCCTTGGTATTGCAAATCTCTGGTAGTCGTGCGGGACTGAATGAGGATGATTGTGCTGTACTAGTAATTCAGGATATTACGCTGGCGCAAGAAGCTCAAAAATCTTTGCAAGAGAGTGAAGAACGCTTACGCACATTAATTAACGCCACACCGGATATTATTTGTTTAAAGGACAGCGAAGGCAAATGGTTAGAGTCGAACCAAGCTAACCTGGAATTTTTAGAAATCCAAGGAGTTGATTTTAAAGGTAAAACCGACTCAGAACTGGCGCAATTCAGTGATTTTTATCACGATACTTTGCTCAACTGTCACCAAACAGACGAACAAGCTTGGCAACAAGGATCTGTACATCGGGTAGAAGAAGTTGTACCTCGCCCTGATGGTACATTAAGCATAGTCGATATGATTAAAGTGCCTGTATTTCACCAAGATGGTAGACGCAAGGCACTGGTAGTTTTAGGGCGCGATGTTAGCGACCGCCAAAAAACCCAGATAGCTTTAGAAAACTCCTTATCTTTGTTGAGCGCTATCTTGGAATCGATTCAAGACGGTATCTTAGCGATCGATAGCTTAGGAAATATCACCAGTTACAATCAAAAGTTTTTGGAAATGTGGTCAATTCCACCAGAGCTTTTGACAGAACCAGATCGTTCAAAGCGGCTGGCGTATTTGGCAAACCAATTAAAAGATCCTGAAGGATTTTTGCAGCGAGTTCGAGAATTATACGCCCAACCAGAGTTAGATAGTTACGACTTTTTAGAATTGCAAGATGGCAGAGTATTTGAGAGATATTCTTGTCCTCAGCGCATCAAAGACCAAATTATTGGTAGAGTGTGGAGTTTTAGGGATGTCACTCAACGCCAAAAAGCAGAAGCCGCACTGCGACAAAGCGAGTTGCAATACCGCAGTATTTTTGAAGCGATCAATGATGGACTATTTATTACAGAAATAGAAACCGAAACAGTTGCCGAAGTCAATCCTGCTGCTTGTCAGATGCATGGTTATTCTTACGAAGAATTTATTGCTTTGCATCCATCAGCTTACATTCATCCAAGCTCCCATCAAGTCTTTCATGAGTTTGTTGAAATAACAAGAGCTGGGGGGCAATTTTATGGACAAGCAGTTGATGTCTGCAAAGATGGCAGTTTAATTGATGTGGAAGTTAAAGGAACCACTTGCATTTACAATGGCAAACGGCACATCTTAGCCATAGTGCGGGATATTAGCGATCGCAAACGCACTGAAGCAGCTTTGCGACAAAGCGAAGTCCAGTATCGTGATTTAGTGCAAACAGCTAACTGCATCATTCTGCGTTGGGACAGTCACGGTGACATCATATATTTAAATGACTACGGTCAAAAGCTTTTTGGTTTTGATGCCCAAGAGATTATAGGACGCAATGTGGTCGGGACAATTGTCCCCGAAACTGAAACTTCTGGGCGCGACTTACAGGCTTTAATGGTTGATATTTGCCAGTACCCAGAAAACTATCTTTTCAACGAAAATGAAAACTCGTGTAAAAATGGCGATCGCGTTTGGATAGTCTGGGCAAATAAACCCATTTTAGACGAGCAAGGCAACTTAATCGAAATACTTTCCGTAGGCACTGATGCCACAGAACGCAAACGCGCCCAAGCGGCTTTGCAAGAAAGTGAGTTAAAGTTCCGCACTATTGTAGAGAATGCCAACGACTTAATTTTTACCATCTCCCCAGAGGGAATTTTTACTTACCACTCGCCTAATGTGACGCCAATTATGGGCTACAGCCTGCCAGAAATCGAGGGACATTCTGTAGCCGAATTTACTTATCCTGAAGATTTAGCAATTAGCGCCGCAGGTATACAAAAAGCCATAGCTGGAGAGAAGCAGACAGGTATTGAGGTGCGATTAAGACATAAAAATAATAGTTGGCGATGGTTCAGCTTTAACACTTCCACAATCAACACTCCTGACGGTGGAATTGCGATCGCAGGTGTAGGGCGGGACATTACAGAACGCAAGCAAGCAGAAGAAGCCTTGCGTCGGAGTGAAATGAAATACCGCAACATCTTTGAAAATTCCCAAGTCGGGATTTTCCGCACTCGTCAACAAGATGGATTGATTGTAGATGCAAATCAACGCGGTGCGGATATCTTAGGTTTCGCTGCTGCTAATGAATTGATTGGCAAGTATTTCACAACTGAATTGTATGTCAATCCCGACGATCGCACCCGGATGTTAGCAGAGTTAAAAGCCTCTGGCGAAGTTCGCAATTTTGAAGTCGCACTGAGGCGTTGCGATGGATCTGTGGTTTGGGTATTATTATCAATTCGCCTCAACGCCGAAGAATCCTGTTTAGATTCTGTGTTTACAGATATCAGCGATCGCAAGCAAGCAGAACAAGCTCTGCAACATCGCGCTCAACTAGAAAGTATACTCAGCAGTATTTCTCGCCAATTTATCGACCAAGATGTAGATACAGCAATTAATTTTACTCTCAAGGCGATCGCTCGATTTATTAATGCTGAACACAGTTGCATCTTTGAATGTTCTGAAGATCAAAGCGAGTTCTACCTCATCCATGAATGGTGTAGCCAAGGTGTTCCACCATTGATAAATATTGCCAAAGGCTCTCCTGTGGAGACTTTTCCCTATTTCTATGAGCCGATTATCCGTGGCAAGCATCGACAAATCTCTAGTGTTGCAGACTTACCACCGCATCTACCTGAGCGACAGCTTTTTGAGAGTATGTCGTTTCAGTCTTTAATAGCTGTACCCATGCTTCATGCTGGCACAGTAGTTGGGTTTGTAGGTTTAGCGATGATTCACTTCTCCAAAACCTGGAGCCAAGATGATATTAATCTGCTGAAATTGGTAGGTGAAATTATTGCGATCGGTCGGGCGAGACATCAAGCCGAAGCCGCCCTAAGAGTAGCAAAAGAAGCCGCCGAAACTGCCAACCGTGCCAAAAGTGCTTTTTTAGCTAACATGAGCCACGAACTCCGTACTCCTCTCAATGCCATCTTAGGTTTTTCTCAGTTGATGGAGCGCGACACTAGTCTCAACTCAAACCAGCGTGAATCTTTAGCTACGATTAACCGTAGCGGAGAACACTTACTTAACCTGATTAACGATGTCCTAGAAATGTCCAAAATTGAAGCCGGACACATCGTTTTCAATCCTGAAGACTTCGACTTTTACCTGATGTTGCAAACATTACAAGAAATGTTTCAGGTACGGGCGCAGACAAAGCAGTTGTACCTCAAGTTTGAAATTGCTCCCGATCTGCCACGTTATGTCCAAACAGATGAGGGTAAACTCCGCCAAGTTCTGATCAACCTTTTGGGTAACGCCATCAAATTCACCCAAACCGGGGGAGTGACGCTGCGGGCGAGGTTGGGGGATGAGGGGGATGAGGGGGACAAGGAGAATAACTACAAATCTATGCCCCATGCCCAATCCCTAATCTTTGAAGTAGAAGACACTGGACGGGGGATAGCAGCAGCAGAAATGAATAATTTGTTTCAGCCGTTTGTGCAGACAACTAGTGGGATTCAAACTAAAGAAGGTACAGGTCTAGGTCTAACTATTAGCAGACAGTTTGTGCGGTTGTTGGGGGGCGATATTCATCTTAAGAGTACTTTGGGGCAAGGATCTACTTTTAGCTTTGACATCCAAGTTAATCTAGCCACACCAATAAAAGTGACACCCAAGTTGAGTAGAGGGCGCGTACTCAAACTAGCAGCAGACCAACCAACTTACCGTATTCTCGTAGTTGACGATCGCAAAGAGAACCGCGATTTAATGATGCAACTGCTTGGTGGTGTTGGCTTTGAAGTTGAGCCTGCTAGTAATGGACAAGAAGCGATCGCTATGTGGCAAAAATGGCAACCCCACTTAATTTGGATGGATATGCGGATGCCTGTAATGAATGGCTACGATGCAACTAAAGAAATTAGAGCTAGAGAGAGAAGTTTAGATAACAGATCCCGTACAGTAATTATTGCTTTGACTGCTAGTGCTTTTGAAGAACAACAAGCAAGTATTTTAGCGGCAGGTTGTGACGACTTGATTCGCAAACCATTCCGCGAACAAATAATTTTTGAAAAGATAGCTGAATATTTGCACTTAAGTTATATCTTCTCAGAAGAAAATAGCGAAATTAAAACTGATAATAAACTAGACAATGTTCAATATTCTGTCTTAGATATTCGTACTGCAATTACAATTATGCCTGCTGAATGGATAGCAGAACTTAACCAAGCAGCTATTGCAGTTGATGCCGATAGAATTTTGCAATTAATTGAGCAAATTCCGCTAACTCATTCTGGTTTAGCAGAAAAATTAGCAAATTTAGTCAGAAGTTTCTGCTTTGATGAAATTTTAGAACTGACCTCAAATCTGTTTAAATAA
- a CDS encoding fatty acid desaturase, translated as METTVSVESASINRATDLLKKRTMSNSYIKLLQKRHFLLCDVLPFVGFILAIACLWGKPIGVVDIAVFLGMWFLTSVGITVGYHRYFTHRAFQAHPIVRILLVILGSTGAEGPVLSWVANHRHHHRYSDEVGDTHSPHLHGTGWRNQLYGFWHAHLWWKVEYDYPNPLYYAPELLRDKTICKLNQLYFVWVILGLVFPAVVAFILTGNWIGTWYGFLWGGVIRLYLGQQTTWCINSICHLFGTRAFDTKEKSTNNLWLALPTFGESWHNNHHAFQNSAKFGLQWWQIDIGYWVIVALQSLGLAWDVNQPTPEMMQSKSVRSL; from the coding sequence ATGGAAACCACTGTTAGCGTTGAATCCGCATCAATTAATCGTGCTACTGATTTATTAAAAAAGAGAACCATGAGCAACAGCTACATTAAGTTGTTGCAAAAACGGCATTTTTTATTGTGTGATGTTCTACCTTTTGTTGGGTTTATTTTAGCGATCGCCTGTTTATGGGGCAAGCCAATCGGGGTAGTTGATATCGCTGTTTTTCTGGGGATGTGGTTTCTCACTTCTGTAGGAATTACCGTTGGCTATCACCGCTACTTTACCCACCGTGCTTTTCAAGCTCATCCAATTGTTCGGATTTTGCTAGTAATTCTCGGTTCCACAGGTGCGGAAGGCCCTGTGCTTTCTTGGGTAGCCAACCACAGACACCACCATCGCTATAGTGATGAGGTTGGAGATACCCATTCCCCGCATTTACACGGTACAGGCTGGAGAAATCAGCTTTACGGATTTTGGCACGCTCATCTGTGGTGGAAAGTTGAGTACGATTACCCCAACCCACTTTACTATGCACCGGAACTGCTGCGAGACAAGACAATTTGCAAGCTTAACCAACTGTATTTTGTTTGGGTGATTTTGGGGTTAGTTTTCCCGGCGGTTGTAGCTTTTATTCTTACTGGAAATTGGATTGGTACTTGGTATGGTTTTCTGTGGGGTGGAGTCATTCGCCTGTATTTAGGACAGCAAACGACTTGGTGCATTAACTCTATTTGCCATCTTTTCGGTACTCGTGCTTTTGATACCAAAGAAAAAAGTACAAATAATCTGTGGCTGGCTTTACCTACCTTTGGCGAATCTTGGCACAACAACCATCACGCTTTTCAAAACTCAGCTAAGTTTGGCTTGCAATGGTGGCAGATTGATATTGGCTATTGGGTAATTGTGGCATTGCAAAGTCTCGGTTTAGCTTGGGATGTCAATCAACCTACACCGGAAATGATGCAATCGAAAAGCGTGCGATCGCTGTAG